One genomic segment of Gemmatimonadota bacterium includes these proteins:
- a CDS encoding SMC family ATPase, producing the protein MQLHRLRLVNFRQHELTEIAFARGLTGIIGANGAGKTTLLEGIAYALYGVGAARGTRDTLKRRGAPPRSRFEVELEFTLGLHRFRITRGLTAAELHQDGAVIANSTVAVTERVQVLLGMSREEFFNTYFTGQKELAVMAAMGPTERAQFLSRVLGYERLRDAQDRLRERRAALRAELTGIEQGLVDPQALAAEVAAAIAAVATAHAAREQALAAEQAATQRLAAVAPDWTVTETKRQAWQRIDGERRVAEGKVAAGRARFEALDRELVTALRAQSRLAELAPVLAEWQRLTEERTGLEQAALAYTARSRAVAQRDQGRQRLAQIAAQLLQLPTDEAITALAAARAEILNSLEQGDKQLEERRTRWTQDVQEARTKLEGYRDRYRDLKDQRTAVEERGPDGPCPTCGRALGKDFAGLLELLGRQMEEVETDGQYFRKKADQLAEEPAEVKELEEQRTRLESEFRARTEALGQLREGLKQRSALEREETTLTADLARWEAELAGPAAEYDLARHDAVRSRLAELEPLRKEADLLAGSAARAETLVHDAAVAEQQATGAESQLATLDQLLVELAWDPESHAQLAERVRDSEAALQGARVSVARATADLAGAERMRDSGLQRQADRAVKAETAQRLGIEVTMLQELDRAFGDLRTELNLQMRPELSDRSSMLLRDLTAGRYADLELDENYVATIVEDGEAKPVISGGEEDVVNLALRLALSQMIAERAGQPLSLLVLDEVFSSLDEERRASVLDLLRALADRFPQVILITHLEGMRDAFDQVIRMSYDVERRVSTAREEVLEAGDVAA; encoded by the coding sequence ATGCAACTGCATCGACTGCGGCTGGTCAATTTTCGCCAGCATGAGCTGACCGAGATCGCCTTTGCCCGTGGCCTCACGGGGATCATCGGTGCCAACGGCGCCGGCAAGACGACGCTGCTCGAAGGGATCGCGTACGCGCTCTACGGTGTCGGAGCTGCCCGTGGCACCCGCGACACGCTCAAGCGCCGGGGTGCGCCGCCGCGCTCCCGCTTCGAGGTGGAACTCGAGTTCACGCTCGGCTTGCACCGTTTTCGCATCACCCGCGGGCTCACCGCCGCCGAGTTGCATCAGGACGGCGCGGTGATCGCCAACAGTACCGTGGCCGTCACGGAGCGGGTGCAGGTACTGCTCGGGATGTCGCGCGAGGAGTTCTTCAACACCTACTTCACCGGCCAGAAGGAACTGGCGGTGATGGCGGCGATGGGACCGACCGAGCGCGCGCAGTTTCTCTCGCGCGTGCTCGGTTACGAGCGTCTGCGCGACGCGCAGGATCGCCTGCGGGAACGACGCGCCGCGTTGCGCGCGGAACTCACCGGCATCGAGCAAGGACTCGTGGATCCCCAGGCACTCGCCGCCGAGGTCGCCGCCGCCATCGCGGCGGTGGCAACAGCCCATGCCGCACGAGAGCAGGCGCTGGCGGCCGAACAGGCGGCCACGCAGCGGCTGGCGGCCGTCGCGCCGGATTGGACGGTGACCGAGACGAAGCGGCAGGCCTGGCAGCGCATCGATGGCGAGCGTCGCGTCGCCGAGGGGAAGGTGGCCGCCGGACGCGCCCGCTTCGAAGCACTCGACCGCGAGCTGGTGACCGCCCTGCGTGCCCAGAGTCGCCTCGCAGAGCTGGCACCGGTGCTCGCCGAGTGGCAGCGGCTCACCGAGGAGCGGACCGGGCTGGAGCAGGCCGCGCTGGCCTACACCGCGCGATCGCGCGCCGTGGCACAACGAGACCAGGGCCGTCAGCGACTGGCGCAGATCGCTGCGCAACTCCTGCAACTCCCGACCGACGAGGCTATCACGGCGCTGGCGGCCGCGCGGGCGGAGATCCTCAACTCGCTGGAGCAGGGCGACAAGCAGCTCGAGGAGCGACGGACGCGCTGGACACAGGATGTGCAGGAAGCCCGGACCAAGCTCGAGGGCTATCGCGATCGCTATCGCGACCTGAAGGACCAACGGACGGCCGTGGAGGAGCGCGGGCCGGACGGGCCATGCCCCACATGCGGGCGCGCGCTCGGCAAGGACTTTGCCGGACTGCTGGAACTGCTCGGCCGACAGATGGAAGAGGTCGAGACCGACGGCCAGTACTTTCGGAAAAAGGCCGATCAGCTCGCAGAGGAGCCGGCCGAGGTCAAGGAACTCGAGGAACAACGTACGCGGCTCGAGAGCGAGTTCCGCGCGCGCACCGAAGCGCTCGGGCAGCTTCGTGAGGGGCTGAAGCAGCGTTCTGCGCTGGAGCGTGAAGAGACGACCCTGACCGCCGACCTCGCCCGATGGGAGGCCGAGCTCGCCGGGCCGGCCGCCGAATATGATCTCGCGCGCCATGACGCCGTGCGATCGCGCCTCGCTGAGCTCGAGCCATTGCGAAAGGAGGCCGATCTCCTTGCCGGCTCGGCCGCGCGCGCCGAGACGCTGGTGCATGACGCCGCGGTGGCGGAACAGCAGGCGACCGGCGCAGAAAGCCAACTCGCCACCCTGGACCAGTTGCTGGTGGAACTTGCATGGGATCCCGAGAGCCATGCCCAATTGGCGGAGCGCGTCCGCGACAGCGAAGCGGCACTCCAGGGGGCCCGGGTCTCGGTGGCGCGTGCCACGGCGGATCTGGCGGGCGCCGAGCGGATGCGCGACAGCGGACTGCAACGCCAGGCCGATCGTGCCGTCAAGGCCGAGACCGCGCAACGCCTCGGGATCGAGGTCACGATGCTGCAGGAACTCGATCGGGCGTTTGGCGATCTCCGCACCGAACTGAACCTGCAGATGCGCCCCGAACTTTCCGATCGCTCCTCGATGCTGCTGCGGGATCTGACGGCGGGCCGGTACGCCGATCTGGAACTTGATGAGAACTACGTGGCGACGATCGTCGAGGATGGCGAGGCCAAGCCGGTGATCTCCGGTGGCGAGGAGGATGTCGTCAACCTCGCCCTGCGACTCGCCCTCTCGCAGATGATTGCGGAACGTGCCGGGCAACCGCTCTCGCTGCTGGTTCTCGACGAGGTCTTCTCCTCGCTCGATGAGGAACGCCGCGCCAGCGTCCTCGACTTGTTGCGGGCGTTGGCGGATCGCTTCCCGCAGGTCATTCTCATCACCCACCTCGAGGGAATGCGTGATGCCTTCGATCAGGTCATCCGGATGAGCTACGATGTCGAGCGACGCGTGAGCACGGCGCGCGAGGAAGTTCTGGAGGCGGGCGATGTGGCGGCCTGA
- a CDS encoding pyridoxal phosphate-dependent aminotransferase — translation MRFVPSANLAHLKASETVAISNEAKRRKAAGEDVLDLGVGEPDFNTPALVAQAGIDAIQAGKTRYPPNVGTIELRRAIAGALSRMSAGRTVDPERLVVSNGSKQSLFNTCFTLFGPGDEVLIPSPAWVSYPQIVHLCRATPVMVPGDPEWGLKVAVSDLEKFRTPKTRGLILCSPCNPTGAVYTGAELRAIAAWAGDHGIWLISDEIYRRINYGAGPAASLFDLDDATLDRCVVIYGASKAYAMTGWRIGAAYAPVEVAKAMAALQTHMTTGANHPAMWAATTAFASAEVDQEVDRMVAAFRRRRDYLVARFTDRLPGVEFVEPHGAFYLFFRVDGLAPGLTGTRFCERVMQEEGVALVPGAAFGDDRWARLSYSVSDAELESACDRIERLVARLAAEQPAIA, via the coding sequence ATGCGCTTCGTGCCTTCCGCCAATCTCGCCCACCTGAAGGCTTCCGAGACCGTTGCCATCAGCAACGAAGCGAAGCGCCGGAAGGCCGCGGGCGAGGACGTCCTCGACCTCGGGGTGGGCGAGCCGGACTTCAACACGCCGGCACTGGTCGCGCAGGCGGGGATCGACGCGATTCAGGCGGGGAAGACGCGGTATCCACCGAACGTCGGCACGATCGAGCTGCGTCGTGCGATCGCGGGGGCGTTGTCGCGGATGAGCGCCGGTCGCACCGTCGACCCCGAGCGGTTGGTGGTCAGCAACGGCTCCAAGCAGTCGCTCTTCAACACCTGCTTCACCCTCTTCGGCCCGGGCGACGAGGTGCTGATCCCCTCGCCGGCGTGGGTCTCGTATCCGCAGATCGTGCACTTGTGTCGGGCAACACCGGTGATGGTGCCAGGCGACCCCGAGTGGGGCCTCAAGGTCGCGGTGTCGGACCTCGAGAAGTTCCGCACGCCGAAGACCCGTGGCCTGATTCTCTGCTCACCGTGCAACCCGACCGGCGCGGTTTACACTGGCGCCGAGTTGCGGGCGATTGCCGCGTGGGCCGGCGACCACGGCATCTGGCTCATCAGCGACGAGATCTACCGGCGGATCAACTACGGGGCCGGGCCGGCGGCGTCGCTCTTCGATCTCGACGATGCCACCCTCGATCGGTGCGTGGTGATCTACGGTGCCTCGAAGGCCTACGCGATGACGGGCTGGCGCATCGGCGCGGCGTACGCGCCGGTCGAGGTCGCCAAGGCGATGGCCGCGTTGCAGACGCACATGACGACCGGCGCCAATCATCCCGCGATGTGGGCGGCGACCACCGCCTTCGCCTCGGCCGAAGTGGACCAGGAGGTCGATCGCATGGTCGCGGCCTTCCGCCGTCGGCGGGACTACCTCGTGGCGCGCTTCACCGACCGACTCCCCGGTGTCGAATTCGTCGAGCCGCATGGGGCGTTCTACCTCTTCTTCCGCGTCGACGGTCTCGCCCCCGGGCTGACCGGGACGCGATTCTGCGAGCGGGTCATGCAGGAGGAGGGCGTCGCGCTGGTCCCTGGCGCCGCATTCGGCGACGATCGCTGGGCGCGCCTCTCGTATTCCGTCTCCGATGCCGAGCTCGAGAGTGCGTGTGATCGCATCGAGCGACTGGTCGCGCGCCTGGCGGCCGAGCAACCGGCGATCGCCTGA
- a CDS encoding alpha-D-glucose phosphate-specific phosphoglucomutase, with product MLAPRFVTHVAPDFGRRSPGTSGLRRPTTEFREPHYLASFAAAILAEAVPRRGATIVLGGDGRTFVGEAVQQILKLAAAWGVERAIVGQGGLLSTPAASHLIRLRGAVGGIILSASHNPGGPDGDFGIKYNGENGGPAPPAITDAIAARATTLREYTMVEHDDIVIDRLGEQHLGMMVVEVVDPVADYATLMESLVDVAAIRALFARGFTMRFDAMHAVTGPYAVELLERRCGAPAGSVIRGTPLPDFGGEHPDPNLVHAAELVEVVMHQGAYDFGAASDGDGDRNMILGRGTYVAPSDSLAVLAAHLPVLPGYTTGLSGVARSMPTSRAVDRVAAALGIPCYETPTGWKFFCSLLDAGRITLCGEESFGTGSSHVREKDGLWAVLCWLNILAVTGQSVRELLEGHWQRFGRDYYSRHDYEDVSTASGEAVMGSLRERLPTLAGTMVAGRTVLAADDFAFTDPVDGSTATAQGIRLLLDGDARIVVRLSGTGTRGATIRLYLEQVGTGTPLATDDVQTQLAAVIAAALTVTNIAKHTGREAPSVIT from the coding sequence ATGCTCGCTCCCCGCTTCGTGACCCACGTCGCCCCGGACTTCGGCCGGCGCTCCCCCGGCACCTCGGGGCTGCGACGGCCGACCACCGAATTTCGCGAGCCCCATTACCTCGCCTCGTTCGCCGCGGCGATCCTGGCCGAGGCGGTGCCCCGGCGCGGGGCAACAATCGTCCTCGGCGGCGACGGTCGCACCTTCGTCGGCGAGGCCGTCCAGCAGATTCTCAAGCTCGCGGCGGCCTGGGGGGTCGAGCGCGCCATCGTCGGCCAGGGTGGCTTGCTCTCCACACCGGCCGCATCGCACCTCATCCGGCTGCGCGGCGCCGTCGGCGGGATCATCCTTTCCGCCTCCCACAACCCCGGCGGACCAGACGGCGACTTCGGCATCAAGTACAACGGGGAGAATGGTGGCCCCGCACCGCCGGCCATCACGGACGCCATTGCCGCTCGCGCCACGACGCTGCGGGAATACACGATGGTGGAGCACGACGACATCGTCATTGACCGCCTCGGCGAGCAGCACCTCGGCATGATGGTCGTCGAGGTCGTCGATCCGGTGGCGGACTATGCCACGCTGATGGAATCGCTGGTTGATGTCGCGGCGATTCGCGCGCTCTTCGCCCGCGGCTTCACCATGCGCTTCGACGCCATGCACGCCGTGACCGGGCCCTACGCCGTCGAACTGCTCGAGCGACGCTGCGGTGCGCCAGCGGGCAGCGTGATTCGCGGGACCCCGCTGCCCGACTTCGGCGGCGAGCACCCCGATCCCAACCTGGTCCACGCGGCCGAGCTGGTCGAGGTGGTGATGCATCAGGGGGCATACGATTTTGGCGCCGCCTCGGATGGTGATGGTGACCGCAACATGATCCTCGGCCGCGGCACCTACGTCGCCCCGTCGGATTCGCTGGCCGTGCTCGCGGCACATCTTCCGGTGCTGCCCGGCTACACCACCGGGCTGTCCGGCGTGGCGCGCTCGATGCCGACGTCGCGGGCGGTCGATCGGGTGGCCGCCGCGCTCGGGATTCCCTGCTATGAGACGCCCACCGGCTGGAAGTTCTTCTGCTCGTTGCTCGATGCGGGGCGCATCACGTTGTGCGGCGAAGAGAGCTTCGGCACCGGTTCATCCCACGTGCGCGAGAAGGACGGCCTGTGGGCGGTGCTCTGCTGGCTCAACATCCTTGCCGTGACCGGGCAGTCGGTACGCGAACTCCTCGAGGGGCATTGGCAGCGCTTCGGTCGCGACTACTACTCACGGCACGACTACGAGGACGTCAGTACCGCCTCGGGTGAGGCGGTGATGGGATCACTCCGCGAGCGGTTGCCGACGCTCGCGGGGACGATGGTCGCCGGACGCACCGTTCTCGCGGCGGACGACTTCGCCTTCACCGACCCGGTCGATGGCTCGACCGCGACGGCCCAGGGCATTCGCCTTCTGCTCGACGGTGATGCCCGCATCGTGGTCCGATTGTCCGGCACGGGCACACGCGGTGCGACCATTCGGCTCTACTTGGAGCAGGTCGGCACCGGGACGCCGCTGGCCACGGACGACGTGCAAACCCAGTTGGCAGCGGTGATTGCCGCCGCGTTGACGGTGACCAACATCGCCAAGCACACCGGTCGCGAGGCGCCGAGCGTCATCACCTGA
- a CDS encoding exonuclease SbcCD subunit D — MRIAHVADLHLGARQYHRLTARGRNQREVDVGTAFVRAVDAILAERPDVVLVAGDLFHAVRPSNSAILLAYQQFARLRRGLPDAPVIVIAGNHDTPRSSDTVSIFGLLHELGVHVAHDAARRFDFPALDLSVLAVPHAALFEVPRPALEPAGDARHQVLMTHGEVPGLFGTLDRSMAEAGGAHLDDADLTRSGWSYVALGHYHVQHEVHPRVWYSGSLDYVSPNPWGELRVEAEEKISGKGWLLVDLVQGTVARRPIEAPRRILDLRAIEAKDRTAAEVDAMIAAAVAAIPGGLADAVVRLVVRDVERVVARELDHAPIRGWKAAALHFQLDLRRPLPADRREESGAPGRRQTLPELLESYLAHRPLPASVDRSKFVAEGLALLEAAEQAAAEG; from the coding sequence ATGCGGATCGCCCACGTCGCGGATCTGCACCTCGGTGCCCGGCAGTACCACCGGCTGACGGCGCGTGGGCGCAATCAGCGCGAGGTCGACGTCGGCACGGCGTTCGTGCGCGCGGTGGACGCGATCCTCGCCGAGCGGCCGGACGTGGTCCTGGTCGCGGGCGATCTCTTCCATGCCGTCCGACCGAGCAATTCCGCGATTCTGCTGGCCTACCAGCAGTTCGCCCGGCTGCGGCGCGGTCTCCCCGACGCGCCGGTGATCGTGATCGCCGGCAACCACGACACCCCGCGGTCCTCTGACACCGTCTCGATCTTCGGGCTGTTGCACGAATTGGGCGTCCACGTGGCACACGACGCCGCCCGTCGATTCGATTTCCCGGCACTGGACCTGTCGGTGCTCGCGGTGCCCCACGCCGCACTCTTCGAAGTGCCGCGCCCGGCGCTGGAGCCGGCCGGTGACGCGCGCCACCAGGTGCTGATGACGCACGGCGAGGTTCCCGGACTCTTCGGGACGCTCGACCGCTCGATGGCCGAGGCGGGGGGCGCGCATCTCGACGACGCGGATCTGACCCGCAGCGGCTGGTCGTACGTGGCGCTGGGACACTACCACGTCCAGCACGAGGTGCATCCGCGTGTCTGGTACAGCGGCTCGCTCGACTACGTCTCGCCCAATCCGTGGGGGGAACTGCGCGTCGAAGCGGAGGAGAAGATCAGCGGCAAGGGATGGCTGCTCGTCGATCTGGTGCAGGGCACCGTGGCGCGGCGGCCCATCGAGGCGCCCCGGCGCATTCTCGATCTGCGCGCCATCGAGGCGAAGGATCGCACCGCCGCGGAGGTCGACGCGATGATCGCGGCGGCGGTCGCGGCGATTCCAGGCGGCCTCGCCGATGCCGTGGTGCGTCTGGTCGTGCGCGATGTGGAACGGGTCGTGGCACGCGAACTCGACCACGCCCCGATCCGGGGGTGGAAGGCGGCGGCGCTGCACTTTCAACTCGACCTGCGCCGTCCGCTTCCGGCCGATCGGCGCGAGGAGTCGGGGGCGCCGGGTCGGCGGCAGACCCTCCCCGAACTGCTGGAGTCGTACCTCGCGCACCGTCCACTCCCGGCCAGTGTCGATCGGTCGAAGTTCGTCGCGGAAGGACTCGCCCTCCTTGAGGCCGCCGAACAGGCGGCGGCGGAGGGCTGA
- a CDS encoding GNAT family N-acetyltransferase — protein sequence MWRPDRTVRGPARATIADIEGLNRLFSDAFTERYRRDGLSGVRVPFLNPGIWEYAIEDAAEGALVWRDGRDELIAFAMVHRSGSEGWMGPLAVRPDRQGQGLGRQVVRAGVEWLQAQGVRTIGLETMPRTIENIGFYAGLGFLPGHLTITLQRRDPRRRGPLTTRLGEVESARRTAVLAECRALSSQVAAGVDFTREMVLTLDLRLGDATLLRSADGSLRAFALWHTAPLAQGRPPEEVRVLKLVAPDTETAGELLAAVEREAAAIGLPVVSVRCQGAQQALFALLVAEEYRVHWTDLRLTYTGHAEPSVQGVLLSNWEI from the coding sequence ATGTGGCGGCCTGACCGGACGGTGCGCGGGCCGGCACGAGCCACCATCGCCGACATCGAGGGGCTCAATCGGCTCTTCTCGGACGCCTTCACCGAGCGGTATCGCCGTGACGGCCTCTCGGGGGTGCGGGTCCCCTTCCTCAATCCGGGGATCTGGGAATACGCCATCGAGGATGCCGCCGAGGGCGCCCTGGTCTGGCGCGATGGCCGCGATGAACTCATCGCCTTCGCCATGGTGCATCGTTCGGGGAGCGAGGGGTGGATGGGGCCGCTGGCCGTGCGCCCTGATCGACAGGGACAGGGGCTCGGGCGGCAGGTGGTGCGGGCTGGCGTGGAGTGGCTGCAGGCGCAGGGGGTGCGGACGATCGGCCTCGAGACGATGCCCCGGACGATCGAGAACATCGGCTTCTATGCCGGGCTCGGCTTCCTCCCCGGGCACCTGACAATCACGCTGCAGCGTCGCGATCCGCGTCGGCGTGGTCCCTTGACGACGCGGCTCGGTGAGGTGGAATCGGCCCGGCGCACAGCCGTCCTCGCCGAGTGCCGTGCCCTTTCGTCACAGGTCGCTGCCGGCGTGGACTTCACGCGCGAGATGGTGCTGACCCTCGATCTGCGCCTCGGCGACGCCACCCTCCTGCGGAGTGCCGATGGCAGTCTGCGCGCCTTCGCGCTCTGGCACACCGCACCGCTCGCGCAGGGTCGGCCACCGGAAGAAGTGCGAGTGCTCAAATTGGTGGCGCCGGACACCGAGACGGCGGGCGAATTGCTCGCCGCGGTGGAACGGGAGGCCGCGGCAATCGGCCTGCCGGTGGTCTCGGTCCGCTGCCAGGGTGCGCAACAGGCACTCTTCGCCCTGCTGGTGGCCGAGGAATATCGCGTGCACTGGACCGACCTGCGATTGACCTACACCGGGCACGCGGAGCCGTCGGTGCAGGGTGTGTTGCTCTCGAACTGGGAGATCTGA
- a CDS encoding DbpA RNA binding domain-containing protein has protein sequence MGRLTIEAPVTDLAEWQVASAVAAGMEQLGWQADDASVRELMPPILRGTSVVAVMPPSPAWAAPVAAALASAAQDQGGRVLVLSAPALVAEWGATFSAVAGGAGVRIEAARGPARAARRLKADALDVLIASPETALALHTRSALVTDRISAVVLAWPEGWDSDEALLVLLQDLPKDAQRIVLTADAGRSADLVERYARRAAVFGVPAEDADQAPVAAIRTLPTPWAGRAAAVAALLEATDPHRVSIWTVDRRDHALLTAALGGLADDVTLCARTLPDSGSVICYDPPTLAELRLLATAGEVTLLVPPGTEVHTARLAATRRPVITESATTSLLQRDAAHRSDIVARMADGVDAAALYALGPLFERYEPQHVAAALFRLWQDDVRAKRPADAAPVSTQTAVGGVHTTRVWIGVGKKDEATVGDIVAVLAREVGLDRSLIGRVDLRDAFTLVEVPQSEAERVALKLVGLTVRKRKLSARVDRGPSAPTGGARGGGGGGFGGPRGGSGGGRPPFKPRS, from the coding sequence ATGGGACGATTGACAATCGAGGCACCGGTGACGGATTTGGCGGAGTGGCAGGTGGCGTCGGCCGTGGCGGCTGGCATGGAGCAATTGGGCTGGCAGGCCGACGACGCGTCGGTTCGGGAGCTGATGCCCCCGATCCTCCGGGGAACGAGCGTGGTGGCGGTGATGCCACCTTCGCCGGCCTGGGCGGCCCCCGTGGCCGCCGCCCTCGCAAGTGCGGCGCAGGACCAGGGCGGGCGCGTGCTCGTGCTGAGCGCGCCGGCCCTGGTGGCGGAATGGGGTGCCACCTTCTCTGCAGTCGCTGGTGGGGCCGGCGTCCGCATCGAGGCGGCACGCGGACCCGCCCGCGCCGCCAGGCGGCTCAAGGCAGACGCCCTCGACGTGCTGATCGCCTCGCCCGAGACCGCGCTCGCCTTGCATACCCGCTCGGCGCTGGTCACCGACCGGATCTCCGCCGTCGTGCTCGCCTGGCCCGAGGGATGGGACTCCGACGAGGCGCTGTTGGTGTTGCTGCAGGACCTCCCCAAGGATGCCCAGCGAATCGTCTTGACGGCGGATGCGGGGCGCAGCGCCGACCTGGTCGAGCGCTATGCGCGCCGTGCCGCCGTCTTCGGCGTGCCGGCCGAAGACGCCGACCAGGCCCCGGTGGCCGCCATCCGAACGCTGCCCACGCCGTGGGCCGGTCGTGCCGCGGCCGTCGCCGCCTTGCTTGAGGCGACCGACCCGCATCGGGTGAGCATCTGGACCGTCGATCGCCGCGACCACGCCCTGCTGACGGCGGCGCTCGGTGGCCTGGCCGACGATGTCACCCTCTGCGCCCGCACCCTGCCGGACAGCGGCAGCGTGATCTGCTACGACCCCCCGACGCTCGCTGAGCTGCGCCTCCTGGCCACTGCGGGCGAAGTGACACTCCTGGTGCCGCCGGGCACCGAGGTCCACACGGCGCGCCTCGCGGCAACCCGCCGCCCGGTCATCACCGAGTCGGCGACCACCTCCCTCCTGCAGCGTGACGCCGCGCACCGTTCCGACATCGTGGCGCGGATGGCGGACGGGGTCGATGCCGCCGCACTCTACGCCCTCGGCCCGCTCTTCGAGCGCTACGAGCCGCAGCATGTCGCGGCCGCCCTCTTCCGCCTTTGGCAGGACGACGTGCGGGCCAAGCGGCCGGCCGACGCCGCACCGGTATCGACCCAGACCGCCGTCGGCGGGGTCCACACCACGAGGGTCTGGATCGGCGTCGGCAAGAAGGACGAGGCCACCGTGGGTGACATCGTCGCGGTGCTGGCGCGCGAGGTCGGCCTCGATCGGTCGTTGATCGGCCGCGTCGATCTGCGCGATGCGTTCACCTTGGTGGAAGTGCCGCAGTCGGAGGCGGAGCGCGTCGCGCTCAAGCTGGTGGGGCTGACGGTGCGGAAGCGGAAGTTGTCGGCGCGCGTCGATCGGGGACCGTCGGCGCCGACCGGTGGCGCGCGCGGCGGTGGTGGGGGGGGCTTCGGCGGGCCGCGCGGCGGCAGCGGCGGCGGGCGCCCGCCGTTCAAGCCGAGGAGCTGA